The Primulina huaijiensis isolate GDHJ02 chromosome 17, ASM1229523v2, whole genome shotgun sequence genome window below encodes:
- the LOC140962598 gene encoding uncharacterized protein, with product MARKLRPYFLSHPITVLTNNVLGKIFSHPDTSGRLIKWVTELSEYVLAETVQVSEEEQWKVFVDGSSCRTGSEVRIVIISPWGEETKVAVRLNFRASNNEAEYEALLVGLRAARSMGVTRAVLYSDSQLVIQQSKGKFEVKNEKMVRYAKAFEKTKEDFSDLIKKKISRAKNETADRMAKMASSLDQPTEPELIGQELVSQIDHLQAGKVNMLEEDWRYEVQQYLCHGKVPAEPKRAREFKRRALRFLLLDGILYKRSFSRPLLKCLGPEEADYVLQEIHEGCCGNHLGEYSSGSESFNGRLLLANHEKRCAHEEWCKEMKIEQIFTSVAYPQRNGQVEVTNRSIVHTLKTRLDSAKRKWVEELPSVLWAYRTTARIGNGETPYNLV from the exons ATGGCCAGAAAATTGAGGCCTTATTTCTTATCACATCCGATCACTGTCCTCACTAACAACGTCCTGGGGAAGATTTTCTCACATCCAGATACCTCAGGAAGATTGATTAAGTGGGTGACCGAGCTCAGTGAATACGTTCTGGCGGAGACTGTTCAAGTATCGGAGGAAGAACAATGGAAGGTCTTCGTAGATGGTTCTTCTTGTCGAACAGGAAGTGAGGTCAGAATCGTGATAATATCTCCTTGGGGAGAAGAGACCAAGGTAGCAGTGAGGCTGAACTTCCGGGCCTCCAATAATGAGGCCGAGTACGAAGCACTTTTGGTCGGGCTAAGGGCTGCCCGAAGTATGGGTGTTACTCGGGCCGTCCTCTATTCTGATTCTCAATTGGTAATACAGCAAAGTAAGGGTAAGTTCGAAGTGAAAAATGAGAAGATGGTCAGATATGCCAAAGCTTTTGAAAAAACTAAGGAAGACTTCTCAGAtttaatcaagaaaaaaatctCTCGAGCTAAGAACGAAACGGCGGACAGGATGGCCAAGATGGCCAGTTCTCTTGATCAGCCCACAGAGCCAGAGCTAATCGGACAAGAGCTTGTCTCGCAAATTGATCACCTTCAAGCTGGGAAAGTAAATATGTTGGAAGAAGATTGGAGATATGAGGTTCAGCAATACTTATGTCATGGGAAAGTCCCGGCTGAACCAAAAAGAGCTCGAGAATTCAAGAGGAGAGCACTCCGCTTCTTGCTCTTGGATGGGATACTGTATAAGAGGTCTTTTTCTAGACCTCTCTTGAAATGCTTGGGTCCAGAAGAGGCTGATTATGTCCTTCAAGAAATCCATGAAGGATGTTGTGGTAATCACCTGGGGGAGTATAGCTCTGGCTCGGAAAGCTTTAATGGCAGGCTTCTTCTGGCCAACCATGAAAAAAGATGCGCTCATGAG GAATGGTGTAAGGAGATGAAGATAGAGCAGATATTTACATCGGTGGCTTATCCTCAAAGAAACGGACAAGTCGAGGTCACTAATAGATCAATTGTGCACACCCTTAAAACACGTCTGGACTCTGCCAAAAGAAAATGGGTTGAGGAATTACCTAGTGTATTGTGGGCTTACCGAACAACGGCTCGGATCGGAAATGGAGAAACACCATATAATTTAGTGTAG